The following nucleotide sequence is from Austwickia chelonae.
TACGACCCCGATGCTGTTGTCATCCGCCATCCCGACCACGATTACGGCAGCGGGTTCCACAGCGACTACGGAAAATTCACCCGTGAGGTGTCTTCGGCCGATGACTTCCGTCGCGCAGTCGCAGACCCCGCTGGATGCCTCGTCATCGGTGACTCCATCGCCACCTTCGTCATCCGTGACCTCGTCGCCGACCTCCGTGAGGGAACCGGCCACGCCTGCGTCCACGACACCTGGCCAGGACGAGCCACCGAAGGCACCGCCAATGCGCTTCTCGACCTGCAACTCCGCTACGGGCTCCCGCCGCAGATCATCGTCATGTCCGGCACCAACGACATCTTCAACCCGCCACTGTTCGAGCCCCAGATGGAACGCATCCTCGACGCCATCGGACCGGAACGGCGCATCCTCTGGGTCAGCACCTTCGACTCCCGGCGCCCGCACAGCCCCCGATCGGCTGCCGACGAACGCAATACCGCGTGGATCAATGGGATCCTCACCCGGCGAGCCGCCAGCACCCCCAACCTGACCATCGTGCCCTGGGATGCGCTCTTCCGCGGAAGGTCCGACAATATCGACAACTTGCTCTCGGACGGGGTCCACCCCAATGCCGCAGGTGTCGAAGCCATGATCGGCCTCGTCCGCAGCTCACTGTCCTGAGATCCCTGCCGCAGCGAAAAAAGATCAAGAACACTTTAAATTCGCACCCTCATTCGGGGGACACAGGAGGCTGCCGGTCACGATACTTGCGGGCATGACGCATCCTTCCGTTTCTGTGGCCCAGCCCGGCCCGCAGGCCCTCGCGCCATATGTCGAGGAGTCTGTCGCTCTCGCGAAACGGTGGTACGCCGCCACGGAAGAAGGACAGACTCCCGCCGAGCGCGCGACCACCACCCAACTGGCTTCGCTCGTCCGCGACGAGACCGGCCTCGACCTGGCCGTCACCTTCGTCGACCGGGTTGCTCGCCCCGAAGACCCCTATGTCGCTGCCCGCGACCTCTCCCGGATCTCGCCGAAGAATGCGGCTGGATTCCTGGGCAAGATCGACCTCGGGCTGCTGGCCATGGGCACCGTCGCCGCACCGCTGGCGCCCCCACTCGTCGTCCCCGTCGCGCGCTGGCGGCTCCGCCAGATCATCGGCCACCTCGTCGTCGACGCCCGTGACCCTCAGCTCGGAGAACATCTGGCCGCCCAACGGGCCCAAGGATTCCGGCAGAACATCAACCTGCTCGGCGAAGCCGTCCTGGGAGAGAACGAAGCCGCCGGACGTACTCGTCGCACCACCGAACTGCTCCGCCGGGAAGATGTCGACTACGTCTCCATCAAGATCAGCTCCTTGGTGTCGCAGATCTCCACCTGGGACACCGAAGGCACCGTCGAACGATGCATCGAACGGCTGCGCCCCCTCTACCGGGTCGCCAACTCCAAGGTCCCGGCCTCCTTCGTCAACCTCGACATGGAGGAGTACCGCGACCTCGACCTGACCATAGAACTGTTCACCCGTCTCCTGGACGAGGACGAATTCCTCGACCTGGAAGCCGGGATCGTCCTCCAGGCGTATCTGCCCGATGCGCTTCCTGCGATGGAACGACTCATCACCTGGGCACGTCGACGTCGTGCCCGCGGCGGTGCACCCATCAAGATCCGCCTCGTCAAAGGTGCCAACCTGGCGATGGAACAGGTCGAAGCTCTCCTCCATGGGTGGAAACAGGCCCCGTACACCACGAAGGTCGATGTGGACGCCAACTATCTGCGCTGCATCGAACGGGCCTTGCGCCCGGACGTCGTCGACGCCGTTCGTCTCGGTGTCGCCAGCCATAACCTCTTCGACGTCGCTCTGGCGCACCTGCTCGCCACCGACCGCGGAGTCAGCCACGCCCTCGACGTCGAAATGCTCCAAGGGATGGCTCCGGCGCAGTCCCGAGCCGTGAAAGCCGATGTCGGAACGGTGCTGTTGTACACCCCCGTCGTCGCCCCCGAGGACTTCGACGTCGCGGTGAGCTACCTCATCCGGCGTTTGGAGGAGAACGCCACCAAGGAGAACTTCCTGCACGCGCTCTTCTCCATCCCCGGCCAACATGGCGGGGAGCGTCCCATGGACGATCAGGAAAGACGTTTCCGTGAATCGGTGGAACTCGCCCTGAACGTCCACACCGGGGCACGTCGCACCCCGGAGCGGCCGGAGATCACCGACGGATTCGACAACACCCCGGATTCGGACCCCTCGCTGCCGGCGACCCGGTCATGGGCCCGTGCCGTCCTGCACGACACCCCGCCACCCCTGGCCAGTCGAGTACTGGGCTCCGCCGCAGACGTCGAGGAGACCATCTCCAAAGCGGTGTCCGCGCAGTTGGCGTGGGGTTCACGCAGCGCCGCCGAGCGCGCTGCCATTCTGCGCGAGGCAGCGCGTTGTCTGGAAAGTCGTCGTGGTGAACTCATCACCGTCATGGCTGCCGAAGGGGGGAAAACCATCGCCGAAGCAGACCCGGAAGTCTCCGAGGCCATCGACTTCGCCCGCTACTACGCCGACCGGGCACTGGACCTGGAGGACGGCGCCGCCGTTGACGGCGCAGCCTTCACCCCGGGGAAGGTCGTCCTGGTCACGCCGCCGTGGAATTTCCCGGTGGCGATCCCGCTGGGTGGTGTGCTGGCCGGTCTGGCAGCTGGATCCGCAGTCGTCATCAAGCCGGCGCACCCGACGGTCGGCTGTGTCGAGGTCGGCGTCGAGGCGCTGTACGACGCGGGTATTCCCAGAGACGCCCTGCAAGTGGTGCGCGCCGGCGACCGCGCGGTGGGCCGCACGCTGATCTCCCACCCCGACGTGGAGACGGTGATCCTGACCGGATCGAGCGAGACCGGCCAGTTGTTCACCTCGTGGCGCACCGAACTCCCGGCCGGTCCTCGAGTCTACGGAGAGACCTCCGGGAAGAACTCCTTGGTGGTCACTCCGGCCGCGGACCTGGACCTGGCGGTGGCCGACCTGGTGCGCTCGGCGTTCGGGCACGCCGGGCAGAAATGTTCTGCGGCCTCCTTGGCGATCCTGGTGGGCTCGGTGGCGACCTCCGAACGTTTCCGCCGCCAGCTGATCGACGCGGTGTCCTCGCTGCGAGTGGGCTATCCGCAGGATCTCAGCACCACGATGGGGCCGGTCATCGAGCCACCTGAGGGCAAGTTGCTGCGTGCCCTGACCACCTTGGAGCCTGGCGAACGCTGGTTGGTGGAACCCCGACAGCTGGACGACAGCGGACGGCTGTGGTCGCCAGGGCTGAAGGAAGGTGTCCGGCCTGGCTCCTTCTTCCACCTCACCGAGGTCTTCGGGCCGGTGCTGGGTCTGATGACAGCCCGAGACCTGGACGAGGCCATCGAGCTGCAGAATGCGACTGCCTTCGGTCTGACCGGTGGACTGCACAGCCTCGACGAGAAGGAGATCGACCGGTGGACAGACCTGGTCGACGTGGGCAATGCCTATGTCAACCGGCATATCACCGGGGCGATCGTCCGCAGGCAGAGCTTCGGCGGATGGAAACAGTCGGTGATGGGTCCGGGCGCCAAGGCAGGAGGGCCCAATTATGTTGCCCAGCTGGGCACGTGGCGTCCCGCCGGTACACCGCAACGTCTGTCCGACCCGAGTCTGCTGGTGCGTACCCGGACCCACAGCCTGCTTCCTCTGCTGACCGAACGGGCCGATCGCACCTGGTTGCGGGCGGCGATCGGTTCGGACGCCTACGCGATCGAGAACGAATTCGGCCGAGAGGTCGACGACTCCGCGCTGGTGGTGGAGACCAATGTCTTCCGGTACCGGCCGTACCCCCTGGTGTGGGTTCGGACCACCCCGGGGTGCAAGATCGTGGAACTGTTGCGAGTGGTGCTCGGCGGTCTCGCCACCGGCACCGAGGTCCGGATCAGCTTCGATCCGCAGACCTCTTCGGTCTTGAAGGCCATGGACGGCAAGGACCCCGAGACGAGCGCGGCGCTACGGGTGCTGAACGAGTACGTGGACCGGGCCGAGACGGATGAACAGTTCCGGGCCAGGGTCGCCGACGGCCGGATCGACGGACGAGTGCGCTTGATCGGTGAAGCGCCCGAGCTGGTCCGGGAGCTGTCCGGGGAAGAGGTCACGGTGCTCACCGGGCCGGTGCTGGCCACCGGTCGACGCGAACTCCTGGTGATGGTGCGTGAACAGGCGATCAGCCGCACCATGCACCGGTTCGGTCACGTGCCTGGTACGAAAGCCGGGGGTAACCCGGTCGGCTGAACCAAGGAGGCGGGCGTCAGCGGTGCCGAACCGTTGACGCCCGCGCCTCACTCGTCGTCAGGCCTGATGACGAGTTCGGTCTCTTCGATGAAGAATTCGTTGCCACAGGGGTCGGTGAGCAAAATTTCCCCAGGCCGGGCGCCCGCGATCCTGGTGGCCCCCAGGGAGAAGAGCGCTCCGACATCATGAGTGGCCAGCCGCGGTCGTAGCTTCCGGGAGGACGACGGGCAAGGAGTCTGCTGCCGGGCGTACACGATCGACTGGAAAGGTGCTCCGGGAACCGGCTCCACCCAGGCGTAGTCGCCGTCGTCGGAAGCGTGGTACCCGGTACCGAGCACCTCTCCCCACCATTGAGCGGCCACCACCGGGTCCGCGGTGTCCATCACCAGGTCGATGATGTGGTGATTCGATCCCGGCTCCTGAGGGAAAGCGCAGATCTCGGCCTCCTCCGGCCCCCGCAGCACCACCCACGGGTAGGAGGAGGCATCGATGACCTCCGCGCCCAGGTCCAGGAAGGTACTCAGCCGCCGGGTGGAAACGTCGACGTGAACACAACATTCGGTAGCTTCCGGGCCCACTGGGCGGATCCACAGCGCATCCCAGGCGTGGTCCCCGGACAGACGGACCGCACCGTCCTCGGTGGCGCGGGACGACATGCCCAGAACAGAGGCCCAGAACCTGCCCACGACGGCCACGTCATGGGCGTCCAACCACAGGTCCAGGAAACGTGCGACCGGCCCGACCATCAACGGCCGACCTGGGCAGGGAGAGACCGGGACCAGACCGCGGCGAGGAACTCTTCATCGGTATGGGTGACGACTCGCGTCCAACCGCGGGAGGTCAAGGCTTCGCCGAGCTCCCGATGCGCCTGCACTCCGGGAACCCGGTAGTCCTCGGCCTGAGGCCACCAATGCACGCCGATGACATCTGCGTCCTGCGCGGCGAGCCGGTCGACCAGGTCGTAGGTGGCGCAACGGTCATCCTCGTCGAGGTAGTAGAGCACCTCGGAGAGCACGATCAGATCAAGCGGTTCCGTGATCTGAGGGCGGTCGGGTAATGCGGACACCCCGCAGGTGACCTGGGGAGTGCCCGCAGTACGGGCTGCAGCGAGCGCAGCAGCGACCGGCGATACATCGGTGGCATTCACCTGGTCACATCGATCGGCCAGCCGAGCCGCCAGATGTCCGGTGCCACAGCCTGCATCCCAGGCCCGCCGATAGCGGGGGCGACGTAGACAAGCGAGAACGACATCGATCTTGCGTTGCTCGTACCAGCTGCTGCCGACCTCCCACGGATCTGGATCACCGGTGTACAGGGCGTCGAAGTCGACCGGCCCGACCGGAACGACAGCCAGCGACCGGTCACTCATCTCGTGGCCTCTCACCGTGGAGGACCTGCTGCACGTGTACCGGGTCGACATCGCTCACATGAACATCCTGCCAGCGTGGCCGACGATCTTTGTCGACCAGTTGGGCGCGGACACCTTCGTGGAAGTCCGGTTCATACGCGATAGCGCGGGCGATAGCCAGGTCGGCCTCGAGCACGGCCTCGATCCCGGTCATGTTCTCGGCCTGCCGGACAGAGGCCAGCGCGAGGGCGACAGCGAAGGGGGAACGCTCGACGACGGTCCGAGCCGTGTTGCGAGCTGCTTCGGCGTCATGGGCGGTCAACCGTTCGAGAACCGATACCGGATCGTCCCCTGCGTAGCACTCGTCAACCCATCCACGGTCGTCGACCAGGGCACTTTCCGGGGAGGTCTGACCCAGATCGGCAGCCGAGGGTGACTCACCAGCACCGTAAGCGCCGAGCACAGCCGGGAACTCCGTCGCCGGGACGACAGCATCGGCCAATCCCAGACGCACCGCGTCGGCACCACTCACCGTGCACCCGGTCATCGCGAGATGAGCCCCTAGCTGTCCAGGGCAACGGGCCAGGAGATGGCGAGCACCCACATCGGGGAAGAATCCGATGATCGTTTCCGGCATGGCGATCCGAGCCGCAGGGTCGACCAGGCGAACATTCCCGTGACAGGCCAGGCCGACACCGCCGCCCATGGTGACGCCTTCGATCAAGGACACGAAGGGTTTCGGGAAAAGAGCGATCATCCGGTTGACCGCGTATTCGACTGCGAAGAAGTTCACCGCGTCGACGGCTGCCTCCCCACCGGCGAGTATCCCCGCGCGGACAGCGACGACATCGCCACCGGCGCACAGGCCGCGCTCGCCGTTCCCAGTGAGGGCCACGACGTGGACCTGGTCGTCCGCGGCCCAGGCGGAGAGCTGGGCCTGCATCGAACGGACCATGTCCAGAGTGAGGGAGTTGATGGCACGCGGTCGGTCCAGAACGACCAGCCCGAGGTGTCCTTGTCGCCCGTAGGCCATGTGCGGGCTGGGGAGTTCTCCTGGGTGCAGTTGCCACGAGGCGAGATCCATGGCCCCAGCCTAGGCCCGGCGTCCGAGGCAGGTGGGCAGCCGCTGCCCCTGGTGAACCGGCGTGCATCAGTGGAGCGCCTTCGCTAGCGTGAGGACAGATGGTGTGAACAGGTCAAGGATGATCAGGAGGTCCACGGTGAACGACGAATCCGGAGCATTGGCCATCGATACAGGCCAGGACACGGACGCGAGGACGACGTCGACCCTCCAGCCGGAGGGACAGCGCAGCGTCCGCATCGTGCACGGTGTGGAGTCGGTTCCTCAGATCCGCCAGATCTTGCATGAGGATCTGCGCGCGCGGGGAGTCGACGAGGAGATCATCGGGGAGGTCGAGACCGTTGCTTCCGAGCTGGTGGCCAATGCGGTGAAGCACGCCAAGCCGTTGGGCGACGGCTGTGTGCGCATCCGGTGGAAGGTCAAGGGGGGCACTGTCGAGGTCGAGGTCAGTGACGGGGGCGCGGCCACCACGATCCGTCCGGTGCCGCCTTCGCCGTGGGCGAACAGCGGGCGCGGGCTGCGGATCGTACGTAGTCTCGCTCACGAATGGGGTGTGCAGGACGACAAGAGCGGCCGCACGGTATGGGCTTCCTTGGGTGGGCCGTCACGGCGCCGTCGGTTGTGACCCGGTCGGTGCTCCAGGCTCGTTAGGCTGTCCGCATGGGCAAGGCATCGCGGAGGAAACGTCAGGAAGCCGATAAGAGCGGCCAAGTGGTGAGAGCAGTCCCGGCTCCTTATGTGGCCAGGCCGTTCGCCGGTCTGCCCGGAGAAGCCGACTGGGTGGCGATGCGGGAGATCGTTCCCTCGGCGACCGCCACGGTGGGTCTGTTGGGCGGTGCCGTGGGGGTCCCGCAGAACGCACCGCGGCAGGTGACGGTGTGCACGATCCTGCCGATGGCCTGTCCTGCGCTGCGACGCACCGACGGCGAGATCTTCCTGGCTCTGCAAACGGTCAATGCCAGCGGGGACGCTTCTCGGGACTTGGCCCAGGCCTTGTTGGCCGCGCTGGCCCTCGAACCGGGAAGCGCGGTGGAGAACCTGCCGCCGGCCACGGTGGAGACCCCTCGACTTCAGGACCTTCTCGACCTTTTGGTCCCCTTCGAGGTCACCGTTCGGGACGACTTCGATTTCTGGGTCGCACCGGATGCGGATCTCCCGGCGGACGGCCGGGCCTCCCTCGCCGAGGCGAAGGAAGTGATCATCCCGACCTGTCGTCTGACCGGGGTCGACTCGGCCTATTGGTGTCGGGTCGGGGATCGTACCCACATCCGTTGGCTGCTGGCCCATGACGAGGACGCGGCCACGAATGCGTTGGCTCGCCTGCACGCCCGCGGTGCAGACCTGCTCGGTGACGGAACCCGCCTGTTGGGTGCTTTCCGGGCCGGTGGGCTGCTCTGCCCGGTCTGGGACCTGGACCCGGCGCTCGACGCCGCGGACTACGAGGAACCGGTGGCGAGGTTGGCCGAAGAGCTTGCGCGGGCGCTGGACGAGGACGGCCCGTTGACCGCTGACGAGCGTCGGGCGAAGAACGGGTTGTTGAGCAGGCAGCTGACCTTGCGTTGAGCGAGGGGCGCGGCCTCAGGTCCTTCAATGGCCGGCCGCGTCGTGCAGGGCTGCCAGGTCGTGCAGGACGACCTGGCGCCCCTTGGTGGTGATCAACCCTTCGGCAACCATGCGGCTCATCTCACGGATCATCGAGGCACGGGAGGCCACCAGGATGTCGGCCATCTCTTGGCGGTTGACCGTGAGTTGCACTGTCTCGTCGAGGCTCCGCGGCTGTTGTAGGAGGTAGGCGGAGATCTTTCCGCGCAGGCTGGGCGCGGTGATCACACCGATCCGGGTGTGCAGGTGGCGGGCCCGTCCGGCGAGTATCCGGGTGAGGTTCTGCAGGAGCCGCAGCCGGGCGAGGTCGCCGGGAGTGAGGGCAGCTGCTTCGTCGGTGAGTAGAGCTGCCGGGTCGATGAGCAGCGCACGGGCGGCTTCGGTGACATGGATGTCGGCCGGCCAACGGGGGGCGGGCAGGCAGGCGGTGACGGCACCGCAGACCTTTCCCGGGGTGATGACGTCGAGGATCTGGGTGCGTCCATCGGCATGGTGATGGGTGACGTCGATGCGTCCGGCGAGCAGCACGAAGAAATGGTGCTGGGGGTTGCCCTCGTAGGCGGGGATGCTGCCCGTCGGCCAGGTGATGATCCTGGCGTATCCGTCGTCGAGCATCTGGGCCAGGTCTTGCGGGTGCAGGCCGGTGGAGAGCCGTGAGGACAGAAAGACGGATCTGTCGACCAGGGTCATATGAGGGCTGCGGTGGCCTGTGCGGGGCGTGATAGGCGTCATCGGATCTCCCGGCCACATCAAGGCCTGAATTCCTGTAAATTAATGAAGAGTGTTGCCGCGGCAACAGACAATCTGTATGTCGAAAGCATAGCGTCGCTGGTGACACTGCCCATATATGGGTCACATAGTGCGTGGCGACCCCGCAACGCCCGCCTTCATTAAAAGGAAGAAGCCATGGCGACCGACTTGACCAGCATGTTCTGCTACCAGTGCGAACAGACCGCCCACGGCACCGGATGCGTCACCAAAGGCATCTGCGGGAAAACCCCCGCAACCGCCGGGGCCCAGGACGGGCTCACCTACGAAACACTCAGGCTGGCCGCCGCGATCGCCGAACGGGAAGGCGGGGCCGACTCCGCCACCGAGGACGAGATCGTGCTGATCATGGAGGCCCTGTTCACCACGATCACCAATGTCAGCTTCGGCACCGAAGCCTCCACCGGCTTCGCACACCGCGTCGACGAAACCCGCCGCTCCTTCGACCCCAGCCCCGAACGCACCCTGCCCGCCCTCGCGGACCATCGCGCGATCTTCGGCGAAGGCGGCGTCGAAGGCTCCTGCCGCAGCCTGCTCATCCTCGGTCTGCGCGGCATGGCCGCCTACGCGCACCACGCCTACGTGCTGGGATACCGCGATGGCCAGGTCGACCGGTGGCTCGTCCACGGCCTCGCCGAGGCCTCCCGCCATCATGACGTCCCAGAATGGCTCGGGCTGCTCCACGACTTCGGCCTGGCCAACTTCGCCTGCATGGAACTGCTCGACCGGGCGAACACCGCCAGCTACGGCACCCCTGAGCCCACCAGTGTCACCATGGACGTCGAGCCCGGCCCCTTCGTCGTCGTCACCGGCCACGACCTGCACGACATGAAAATGCTCCTGGAACAGTGCCAGGAAGCCGGTGTCGACGTGTACACCCACGGGGAGATGCTCCCCGGCCACGCCTACCCCGAACTGAA
It contains:
- a CDS encoding GDSL-type esterase/lipase family protein; this translates as MKTLRTRTTVLAVIFSLCLGAAAAVTGSYLLRDERAGATIPTTADTRPVAAATTTAPGSQVSASTLLSADGRAPSYGTEQPRPPSAHLPDKAARYDPDAVVIRHPDHDYGSGFHSDYGKFTREVSSADDFRRAVADPAGCLVIGDSIATFVIRDLVADLREGTGHACVHDTWPGRATEGTANALLDLQLRYGLPPQIIVMSGTNDIFNPPLFEPQMERILDAIGPERRILWVSTFDSRRPHSPRSAADERNTAWINGILTRRAASTPNLTIVPWDALFRGRSDNIDNLLSDGVHPNAAGVEAMIGLVRSSLS
- a CDS encoding VOC family protein; amino-acid sequence: MVGPVARFLDLWLDAHDVAVVGRFWASVLGMSSRATEDGAVRLSGDHAWDALWIRPVGPEATECCVHVDVSTRRLSTFLDLGAEVIDASSYPWVVLRGPEEAEICAFPQEPGSNHHIIDLVMDTADPVVAAQWWGEVLGTGYHASDDGDYAWVEPVPGAPFQSIVYARQQTPCPSSSRKLRPRLATHDVGALFSLGATRIAGARPGEILLTDPCGNEFFIEETELVIRPDDE
- a CDS encoding ATP-binding protein, yielding MNDESGALAIDTGQDTDARTTSTLQPEGQRSVRIVHGVESVPQIRQILHEDLRARGVDEEIIGEVETVASELVANAVKHAKPLGDGCVRIRWKVKGGTVEVEVSDGGAATTIRPVPPSPWANSGRGLRIVRSLAHEWGVQDDKSGRTVWASLGGPSRRRRL
- a CDS encoding bifunctional proline dehydrogenase/L-glutamate gamma-semialdehyde dehydrogenase — its product is MTHPSVSVAQPGPQALAPYVEESVALAKRWYAATEEGQTPAERATTTQLASLVRDETGLDLAVTFVDRVARPEDPYVAARDLSRISPKNAAGFLGKIDLGLLAMGTVAAPLAPPLVVPVARWRLRQIIGHLVVDARDPQLGEHLAAQRAQGFRQNINLLGEAVLGENEAAGRTRRTTELLRREDVDYVSIKISSLVSQISTWDTEGTVERCIERLRPLYRVANSKVPASFVNLDMEEYRDLDLTIELFTRLLDEDEFLDLEAGIVLQAYLPDALPAMERLITWARRRRARGGAPIKIRLVKGANLAMEQVEALLHGWKQAPYTTKVDVDANYLRCIERALRPDVVDAVRLGVASHNLFDVALAHLLATDRGVSHALDVEMLQGMAPAQSRAVKADVGTVLLYTPVVAPEDFDVAVSYLIRRLEENATKENFLHALFSIPGQHGGERPMDDQERRFRESVELALNVHTGARRTPERPEITDGFDNTPDSDPSLPATRSWARAVLHDTPPPLASRVLGSAADVEETISKAVSAQLAWGSRSAAERAAILREAARCLESRRGELITVMAAEGGKTIAEADPEVSEAIDFARYYADRALDLEDGAAVDGAAFTPGKVVLVTPPWNFPVAIPLGGVLAGLAAGSAVVIKPAHPTVGCVEVGVEALYDAGIPRDALQVVRAGDRAVGRTLISHPDVETVILTGSSETGQLFTSWRTELPAGPRVYGETSGKNSLVVTPAADLDLAVADLVRSAFGHAGQKCSAASLAILVGSVATSERFRRQLIDAVSSLRVGYPQDLSTTMGPVIEPPEGKLLRALTTLEPGERWLVEPRQLDDSGRLWSPGLKEGVRPGSFFHLTEVFGPVLGLMTARDLDEAIELQNATAFGLTGGLHSLDEKEIDRWTDLVDVGNAYVNRHITGAIVRRQSFGGWKQSVMGPGAKAGGPNYVAQLGTWRPAGTPQRLSDPSLLVRTRTHSLLPLLTERADRTWLRAAIGSDAYAIENEFGREVDDSALVVETNVFRYRPYPLVWVRTTPGCKIVELLRVVLGGLATGTEVRISFDPQTSSVLKAMDGKDPETSAALRVLNEYVDRAETDEQFRARVADGRIDGRVRLIGEAPELVRELSGEEVTVLTGPVLATGRRELLVMVREQAISRTMHRFGHVPGTKAGGNPVG
- a CDS encoding enoyl-CoA hydratase/isomerase family protein, which translates into the protein MDLASWQLHPGELPSPHMAYGRQGHLGLVVLDRPRAINSLTLDMVRSMQAQLSAWAADDQVHVVALTGNGERGLCAGGDVVAVRAGILAGGEAAVDAVNFFAVEYAVNRMIALFPKPFVSLIEGVTMGGGVGLACHGNVRLVDPAARIAMPETIIGFFPDVGARHLLARCPGQLGAHLAMTGCTVSGADAVRLGLADAVVPATEFPAVLGAYGAGESPSAADLGQTSPESALVDDRGWVDECYAGDDPVSVLERLTAHDAEAARNTARTVVERSPFAVALALASVRQAENMTGIEAVLEADLAIARAIAYEPDFHEGVRAQLVDKDRRPRWQDVHVSDVDPVHVQQVLHGERPRDE
- a CDS encoding DUF5926 family protein is translated as MGKASRRKRQEADKSGQVVRAVPAPYVARPFAGLPGEADWVAMREIVPSATATVGLLGGAVGVPQNAPRQVTVCTILPMACPALRRTDGEIFLALQTVNASGDASRDLAQALLAALALEPGSAVENLPPATVETPRLQDLLDLLVPFEVTVRDDFDFWVAPDADLPADGRASLAEAKEVIIPTCRLTGVDSAYWCRVGDRTHIRWLLAHDEDAATNALARLHARGADLLGDGTRLLGAFRAGGLLCPVWDLDPALDAADYEEPVARLAEELARALDEDGPLTADERRAKNGLLSRQLTLR
- a CDS encoding SAM-dependent methyltransferase; this encodes MSDRSLAVVPVGPVDFDALYTGDPDPWEVGSSWYEQRKIDVVLACLRRPRYRRAWDAGCGTGHLAARLADRCDQVNATDVSPVAAALAAARTAGTPQVTCGVSALPDRPQITEPLDLIVLSEVLYYLDEDDRCATYDLVDRLAAQDADVIGVHWWPQAEDYRVPGVQAHRELGEALTSRGWTRVVTHTDEEFLAAVWSRSLPAQVGR
- a CDS encoding Crp/Fnr family transcriptional regulator translates to MTPITPRTGHRSPHMTLVDRSVFLSSRLSTGLHPQDLAQMLDDGYARIITWPTGSIPAYEGNPQHHFFVLLAGRIDVTHHHADGRTQILDVITPGKVCGAVTACLPAPRWPADIHVTEAARALLIDPAALLTDEAAALTPGDLARLRLLQNLTRILAGRARHLHTRIGVITAPSLRGKISAYLLQQPRSLDETVQLTVNRQEMADILVASRASMIREMSRMVAEGLITTKGRQVVLHDLAALHDAAGH